The proteins below come from a single Streptococcus porcinus genomic window:
- a CDS encoding amino acid ABC transporter permease: MSYILQVLPSLLDGAKVTLQVFFIVISLSIPLGALLAFLMKVPFKPLQWFLTLYVWIMRGTPLLLQLIFFYYVLPNVGLTFDRMPAAILAFTMNYAAYFAEIFRGGIEAIPKGQYEAAKVLRLNQLQTIRYIILPQVFKIVLPSVFNEVINLVKDSSLVYVLGVGDLLLASKTAANRDATLAPMFIAGMIYLLLIGLVTILSRHIEKKFNYYK; encoded by the coding sequence ATGTCATATATATTACAAGTTCTTCCCAGTTTGTTGGACGGGGCTAAGGTTACCTTACAAGTTTTCTTCATTGTTATTAGTCTCTCCATTCCTTTAGGTGCTCTGTTGGCATTTTTGATGAAGGTACCCTTTAAACCCTTGCAATGGTTTTTGACCCTCTACGTCTGGATAATGCGGGGCACACCTTTACTTTTGCAATTAATCTTTTTCTATTATGTCTTGCCAAATGTGGGCCTTACCTTTGATAGGATGCCAGCAGCCATTTTAGCTTTTACTATGAACTATGCAGCATACTTTGCTGAGATATTCCGTGGGGGTATCGAAGCAATTCCTAAAGGACAATATGAAGCTGCTAAAGTGCTAAGGTTGAATCAGTTGCAAACCATTCGCTATATTATTTTGCCGCAAGTTTTTAAAATTGTACTACCAAGTGTTTTTAACGAAGTGATTAATTTAGTTAAAGATTCCTCCTTGGTTTATGTCTTAGGTGTAGGAGACTTGTTGCTGGCAAGTAAGACAGCAGCTAACCGTGATGCAACCCTCGCACCGATGTTTATTGCGGGGATGATATATCTTTTGCTTATCGGGCTCGTCACAATTTTATCACGACATATCGAAAAGAAATTTAACTATTATAAATAA
- a CDS encoding amino acid ABC transporter ATP-binding protein — MLELKNISKQFGHKQIFDRFSLTVADGQILSLVGPSGGGKTTLLRMLAGLEPIDSGEIIYDGEAVPIDHLENRHLLGFVFQDFQLFPHLTVLDNLILSPTLTMGLNKKQAKVKAEEILGRLGLKDHLEDYPFSLSGGQKQRVALARAMMINPQIIGYDEPTSALDPELRDEVAKLILQNRQIGITQIVVTHDLQFAETISDQIIRVNPK, encoded by the coding sequence ATGTTAGAACTTAAAAATATTTCCAAACAATTTGGCCATAAGCAGATATTTGATCGTTTCAGTTTGACAGTTGCCGATGGCCAAATCCTTTCTTTGGTGGGGCCTTCAGGCGGTGGTAAGACAACTCTTTTAAGAATGTTAGCTGGTTTGGAGCCTATTGATTCTGGGGAGATTATTTATGATGGTGAAGCAGTTCCGATTGATCATTTAGAAAATCGTCATTTACTTGGTTTTGTTTTTCAGGATTTTCAACTTTTCCCACACTTAACGGTACTAGACAATTTGATTTTATCACCAACTCTCACTATGGGTTTAAACAAAAAGCAGGCAAAAGTCAAAGCTGAAGAAATCCTGGGGCGCCTAGGGCTTAAAGATCATCTTGAAGATTATCCTTTTTCCTTATCCGGAGGACAAAAGCAAAGGGTGGCATTAGCAAGAGCGATGATGATTAATCCTCAAATTATTGGTTATGATGAACCAACTAGCGCTTTAGATCCAGAATTACGTGATGAAGTTGCTAAGTTAATCTTGCAAAATCGTCAGATTGGGATTACGCAAATAGTTGTCACTCATGACCTTCAATTTGCTGAAACAATCTCAGATCAGATTATAAGGGTTAATCCTAAATAA
- a CDS encoding PTS mannitol-specific transporter subunit IIBC, translated as MEQKSSLKVKIQKLGTALSNMVMPNIGAFIAWGVLTALFIPTGWMPNKEFGAVVGPMITYLLPLLIGYTGGYVIHGQRGAVVGAIATFGAIAGSTVPMFIGAMAMGPLGGWVIKKFDETFQAKIRPGFEMLVNNFSAGLIGFGLLLLAFKIVGPFVAVFTTAVGHGVQTIIDMKLLPLANILIEPAKILFLNNALNHGIFTPLGAEQVAQTGKSILFLLEANPGPGLGILLAYLIFGKGAAKSSSWGALIIHFFGGIHEIYFPYVMMKPALFLAVIGGGVTGTFTNQLLGSGLGGPASPGSIIAIWGMVPKGDNYLYNLSSVLAGVFSAAVVSFLIASVILKADKTEDDESALVEAQAATKQAKAEAKGQVVTDAKETFSGDTIQQIIFACDAGMGSSAMGASILRDKVKKAGLTIPVTNKAISNLTDVTNTLIVTQQELAARAAQKTPRASHVSVDNFLATPKYDEIVAQLVKKPNPEALKPQTQPVTNQEVIDLHNIDEVVFAYGDAKGSATMGQATLEEIFKVRNISIPITKVENHKLADHNSSNILIITSIDNQAQVQQVAPAATLLALDSLVTTNEYDKMVDRISK; from the coding sequence ATGGAACAAAAATCTTCACTTAAAGTTAAAATTCAAAAGTTAGGTACAGCCCTATCGAATATGGTCATGCCTAACATAGGGGCATTTATTGCATGGGGAGTTTTAACGGCACTTTTTATCCCCACTGGTTGGATGCCAAATAAAGAATTTGGTGCTGTAGTCGGACCAATGATTACCTATTTATTGCCACTACTAATTGGCTACACTGGTGGTTATGTTATACATGGTCAACGTGGTGCAGTGGTTGGGGCCATTGCAACATTTGGAGCTATTGCAGGCTCAACGGTACCCATGTTTATCGGTGCTATGGCTATGGGGCCTTTAGGTGGATGGGTTATCAAAAAATTTGATGAGACCTTCCAAGCCAAAATTCGTCCAGGTTTTGAGATGTTGGTGAACAACTTTTCAGCCGGTTTAATTGGATTTGGGTTATTATTGCTGGCTTTTAAAATTGTAGGGCCATTTGTTGCTGTTTTTACAACTGCTGTTGGTCACGGCGTACAAACCATTATTGATATGAAGCTTTTGCCTTTAGCAAATATTCTTATTGAACCAGCTAAAATTTTATTCCTTAATAATGCACTTAACCATGGTATCTTTACACCACTTGGGGCAGAACAAGTTGCTCAAACTGGTAAATCAATTCTCTTCTTGCTCGAAGCAAACCCTGGCCCAGGTCTTGGTATTTTATTAGCTTACTTAATATTTGGTAAAGGGGCAGCGAAATCATCTTCTTGGGGTGCTTTAATTATTCATTTCTTTGGTGGTATTCATGAAATTTACTTTCCATATGTAATGATGAAGCCTGCTTTATTCTTAGCTGTTATTGGTGGTGGTGTTACAGGTACATTTACTAACCAATTATTGGGTTCAGGTCTTGGAGGACCTGCATCACCAGGCTCTATCATCGCTATTTGGGGAATGGTACCAAAAGGTGATAATTACCTATATAACCTAAGCTCTGTATTAGCAGGTGTATTCTCAGCAGCGGTTGTTTCCTTCTTAATTGCTTCGGTTATATTAAAGGCAGATAAAACAGAAGATGACGAAAGTGCGTTAGTAGAAGCACAAGCGGCAACGAAGCAGGCAAAAGCAGAAGCAAAAGGTCAAGTTGTGACAGATGCAAAGGAAACCTTCTCAGGTGATACTATTCAACAAATCATCTTTGCTTGTGATGCTGGGATGGGAAGTTCTGCTATGGGAGCTTCAATCCTTCGCGATAAGGTGAAAAAGGCTGGGCTAACAATCCCGGTAACCAATAAAGCTATCTCTAATTTAACTGATGTGACAAATACTTTGATTGTGACTCAACAAGAACTTGCAGCTCGTGCAGCTCAAAAAACGCCACGTGCCAGCCATGTTTCAGTCGATAATTTCTTAGCTACGCCAAAATATGATGAGATAGTTGCACAGCTTGTAAAAAAGCCTAATCCAGAAGCTCTTAAGCCTCAAACGCAACCAGTTACAAATCAAGAAGTGATTGATTTACATAATATTGATGAAGTAGTCTTTGCCTACGGTGATGCTAAAGGTTCAGCGACTATGGGACAAGCTACTTTAGAAGAAATTTTCAAAGTTAGAAATATTAGTATTCCAATAACAAAGGTTGAAAATCACAAACTAGCTGACCACAACTCAAGCAATATTTTGATTATTACAAGTATTGATAATCAAGCGCAGGTGCAACAAGTGGCGCCTGCTGCAACCTTACTTGCTCTTGACAGTTTGGTCACTACTAATGAATACGACAAAATGGTCGATAGAATCTCTAAATAA
- a CDS encoding mannitol-1-phosphate 5-dehydrogenase, whose protein sequence is MKKAVHFGAGNIGRGFIGEILAANNFSIQFVDVNETIINALNDRHTYEIEIAEDGKRHIKIENVAGINNQLNPEAVVEAIAEADIVTTAIGPNILPFIAELIANGIQKRQSNGIQTPLDILACENMIGGSQFLLEEVKKYLSDEADHYLNSYIGFPNAAVDRIVPAQSHEDPLFVIVEPFNEWVVETSRMKNKDLRLIGVHYEEDLEPFIERKLFSVNTGHATSAYTGAHAGAKTILEALQLPEVKERLQAVLAEIRSLLVAKWNFDLAELEAYHSIIISRFENPYIVDDVVRVARTPIRKLGYDERFIRPIRELKERQLPYDQLLKTVAYVFNYKDANDEQSNQLQVMLSENNLEKVVADVTSLEDRDLIQEIVTSIKTTA, encoded by the coding sequence ATGAAAAAAGCAGTTCATTTTGGAGCAGGAAATATTGGTAGAGGATTTATCGGAGAAATTTTAGCAGCAAATAATTTCTCTATTCAATTCGTGGATGTTAATGAAACAATTATTAATGCTTTAAACGACAGACATACTTACGAGATTGAAATTGCAGAAGATGGTAAACGTCATATTAAGATAGAAAATGTAGCTGGTATTAACAATCAGTTAAATCCTGAGGCAGTTGTTGAGGCTATTGCTGAGGCTGATATTGTTACAACAGCTATTGGGCCTAATATCCTTCCATTTATTGCAGAATTGATTGCTAATGGTATCCAAAAGCGTCAATCAAATGGTATTCAAACCCCTCTGGATATATTAGCATGTGAAAATATGATTGGTGGATCTCAGTTCTTACTTGAGGAAGTTAAAAAGTATTTATCAGATGAGGCAGACCATTATCTCAATTCCTATATAGGTTTTCCAAATGCAGCTGTAGATAGAATTGTTCCGGCTCAATCACATGAAGACCCCTTATTTGTAATTGTTGAACCTTTTAATGAATGGGTGGTTGAAACAAGTCGAATGAAAAATAAAGATTTACGACTTATCGGTGTTCACTACGAGGAAGATTTAGAACCTTTTATCGAGCGTAAATTATTTTCGGTCAATACCGGCCATGCTACGTCAGCATACACAGGAGCACACGCAGGCGCTAAGACCATATTAGAAGCTTTGCAATTACCAGAAGTAAAAGAAAGACTACAAGCTGTGTTAGCTGAAATTAGATCCTTACTGGTGGCTAAATGGAATTTTGATTTAGCAGAGCTAGAGGCTTATCATAGCATTATCATCAGTCGCTTTGAAAATCCTTATATTGTTGATGACGTGGTTCGGGTAGCAAGGACCCCTATTCGCAAACTTGGATATGACGAACGTTTTATCCGTCCTATTCGAGAACTTAAAGAACGTCAGCTTCCCTATGATCAGCTTTTGAAAACAGTTGCCTATGTGTTTAACTATAAAGATGCGAACGATGAACAAAGCAATCAACTTCAAGTTATGCTATCAGAAAATAATTTAGAAAAGGTTGTAGCAGATGTGACTTCACTTGAAGATCGTGACCTTATTCAAGAAATTGTTACAAGTATTAAGACAACAGCTTAG
- a CDS encoding PTS sugar transporter subunit IIA has translation MEFQKELIKLNQSFHSYEEAIRYCGQLLYQNGYVEEGYIQSMLDRNQELSVYMGNFIAIPHGTDAAKTNVKKSGLTVVQVPDGVNFGTQENPQIVTVLFGIAGIGDEHLQLIQKISIFCADVNNVVKLADAKTEEEIINLLNTVD, from the coding sequence ATGGAATTTCAAAAAGAACTCATAAAACTTAACCAATCTTTTCATAGTTATGAAGAGGCTATTCGTTATTGTGGTCAGCTACTTTACCAAAATGGTTATGTTGAAGAGGGCTATATTCAATCAATGCTTGATCGTAACCAAGAATTATCTGTCTATATGGGAAACTTTATAGCTATTCCCCATGGAACAGATGCAGCTAAAACAAACGTTAAAAAATCAGGTCTGACAGTAGTGCAAGTTCCAGATGGTGTTAACTTTGGGACGCAAGAGAATCCTCAAATAGTTACGGTCCTATTTGGAATTGCAGGCATTGGTGATGAACATTTGCAATTAATCCAAAAAATTTCAATCTTCTGTGCCGATGTTAATAATGTTGTTAAATTAGCTGATGCTAAAACAGAAGAAGAAATCATTAATTTATTAAATACAGTAGACTAA
- a CDS encoding amino acid ABC transporter substrate-binding protein, with protein MKKLVMIMMTVVVAIFLVACGKSQATKGDSWKTYKKDKTITLGFDNTFVPMGYKDESGKNTGFDVDLAKAVFAEYGITVKFQAINWDLKETELKNGKIDMIWNGYSMTKERLAKVAFSNPYMKNEQVLVSKNDAHINSFSDMKGKTLGAQSASSGYDAFTRYPKILKNNVKGQDATQYETFTQGFIDLKNNRIDALLIDKVYANYYLKQEGELEKYHITKSEYAGENFAVGVRKEDKTLVKMINKGFKTLYKNGKFQEISKKWFGEDVATDQVK; from the coding sequence ATGAAAAAACTAGTTATGATTATGATGACAGTCGTAGTCGCTATATTTTTAGTTGCTTGTGGCAAATCTCAGGCCACCAAAGGTGATTCATGGAAGACGTATAAAAAAGACAAAACAATCACTCTAGGATTTGATAACACCTTTGTTCCAATGGGCTATAAGGACGAATCGGGTAAAAATACTGGTTTCGATGTTGATTTAGCTAAAGCAGTTTTTGCAGAGTATGGGATTACTGTTAAATTTCAAGCTATTAATTGGGATTTAAAAGAGACAGAACTTAAAAATGGTAAGATTGATATGATTTGGAATGGTTATTCCATGACTAAGGAACGCCTAGCCAAAGTTGCTTTTTCAAATCCTTATATGAAGAATGAACAAGTCCTTGTATCGAAAAATGATGCTCATATCAACAGTTTTTCAGATATGAAAGGGAAAACTTTAGGCGCTCAATCAGCTTCTTCTGGCTATGATGCATTTACTCGTTATCCAAAAATTTTAAAGAATAATGTTAAAGGTCAAGACGCTACTCAGTACGAAACCTTCACACAAGGCTTTATTGATTTAAAAAATAATCGGATAGATGCTTTACTGATTGATAAAGTTTATGCTAACTATTATCTTAAGCAAGAAGGCGAGTTAGAAAAATACCACATTACGAAAAGTGAATATGCAGGGGAAAACTTTGCTGTTGGTGTTCGCAAAGAGGATAAAACCTTAGTCAAAATGATTAATAAGGGATTTAAAACTCTTTACAAAAACGGAAAATTTCAAGAGATTTCAAAAAAATGGTTCGGCGAGGATGTAGCTACCGATCAAGTAAAATAG
- a CDS encoding BglG family transcription antiterminator — MQLTRREEELLKAFLTYGKLSIDNMSDILKVSKRTVYRVLNELTDSLKPLQFVIHKDDQKYYLSGDLEQLQSFTSQELFTKCERLNLITYHLLINEQGVTNDYLQAILGVSNVTIIQDIALIEERLADFNIPINRQKGYQLGSIPISRRRFLAILLCNTINLSDFYQLQMGYYSLIPKETLARACQIFQSYQSELPEMDSKLFQFFVFLLALSNWDQIPQEKQQVSKLSLDFSKKVFADLSKELQTFYPLQEILYFARMLDQLVLKRQETPLFQENFDSEFFYNVTNLIDKVALYTKINFTKDPKLFKFLFNHIRLSLAVPLIFADSHTTDLAHQALSHSDYLHRLIKLLVMEIFPQFLRTESELELITLHFASSLRRSPQIYPIRLLLLTDERPLATELLITRLKNIAPFIESIQTKGTDKLSKSDFELFDAVLSTKLLANNQVHLVSTFPSPNELVELEKFLNQVQVSRDFKPRDDIFLPSNLHFKDYFEASQFLLEAFTVTYIYNSACFEQTIVEIISDIHQVKDKDYLAHKLIERFHESPMAIPETNLALVHTQSSQVEHSTFMVFELNHPVKAKSMNGQDEVVNRILVMLTRLNESEEIRDLMTAISQSLIENHLYTEIYRKGNYDIIYQLLNQIFTEKIKKLEN; from the coding sequence ATGCAACTAACAAGACGAGAAGAAGAACTTTTGAAAGCTTTCCTGACTTATGGAAAGCTTTCAATTGATAATATGAGTGATATTCTGAAGGTTTCAAAGCGAACAGTCTATCGGGTTTTGAATGAACTAACTGATAGTTTGAAACCATTGCAATTTGTCATTCATAAAGATGATCAAAAATACTATTTAAGTGGTGATTTGGAACAGTTACAGTCTTTTACTAGTCAGGAACTATTTACTAAATGTGAACGTTTAAATCTGATTACTTATCACTTATTGATCAATGAGCAAGGTGTGACAAATGACTATTTACAAGCTATTTTGGGGGTTAGTAATGTTACTATTATTCAAGATATTGCCTTGATTGAGGAGCGTTTGGCAGATTTTAATATTCCTATCAATCGTCAAAAAGGCTATCAGCTTGGATCAATCCCAATTTCAAGAAGACGATTTCTAGCTATACTTTTATGTAATACCATAAATCTATCTGATTTTTATCAGTTACAAATGGGTTACTATTCTCTTATTCCAAAGGAAACCTTAGCTAGAGCATGTCAGATCTTTCAAAGCTATCAGTCTGAACTACCAGAGATGGATTCAAAGTTGTTCCAATTTTTTGTTTTTCTATTAGCCTTAAGCAATTGGGATCAGATTCCTCAGGAAAAGCAACAGGTCAGTAAACTGTCCCTTGATTTTTCCAAAAAAGTTTTTGCAGACCTTTCCAAGGAACTACAAACTTTTTATCCCTTACAAGAAATTTTATATTTTGCTAGAATGCTTGATCAATTAGTACTCAAGCGTCAAGAAACGCCACTGTTTCAGGAAAATTTTGATAGTGAGTTTTTTTATAATGTAACGAATTTGATTGATAAAGTAGCGCTATACACTAAAATCAACTTTACAAAAGATCCCAAGCTATTTAAATTTTTATTTAACCACATTCGCCTTAGCTTAGCTGTACCTCTTATTTTCGCTGATAGTCATACCACTGATTTAGCTCATCAAGCTCTAAGTCATAGTGATTATCTCCATCGCCTGATTAAATTACTGGTCATGGAGATTTTTCCGCAATTCCTTCGAACTGAAAGTGAGTTGGAGCTGATTACCCTCCACTTTGCTTCCAGTTTGAGACGTAGTCCACAAATTTACCCGATCCGTTTGTTGTTGTTGACTGATGAAAGGCCATTAGCAACTGAGCTATTAATTACTCGCTTGAAAAACATTGCTCCTTTTATTGAAAGTATCCAAACAAAAGGCACTGATAAGCTTTCAAAGAGTGATTTTGAGCTATTTGATGCGGTTTTATCGACAAAATTACTAGCCAATAACCAAGTTCATTTAGTTTCAACCTTTCCTAGTCCAAATGAACTGGTTGAGTTAGAAAAGTTTTTAAATCAGGTACAGGTCAGTCGAGACTTTAAGCCAAGAGATGATATATTCTTACCGTCTAACCTTCATTTTAAAGATTATTTTGAAGCTAGTCAGTTTCTCTTAGAGGCCTTTACAGTCACTTATATCTATAACAGTGCGTGCTTTGAACAAACAATTGTCGAAATCATCTCTGATATCCATCAGGTAAAGGATAAAGATTATCTAGCTCACAAACTTATTGAGCGATTTCATGAAAGCCCTATGGCAATTCCAGAAACCAATCTTGCTCTCGTTCATACTCAGTCCAGTCAGGTGGAACATTCAACCTTTATGGTTTTTGAATTGAATCATCCCGTTAAGGCGAAGTCTATGAATGGTCAAGATGAAGTGGTCAATCGGATTTTGGTCATGCTCACGCGACTCAATGAAAGTGAAGAGATTAGAGATTTAATGACTGCCATAAGTCAATCCTTGATTGAAAACCACCTTTATACGGAAATATATCGTAAGGGAAATTACGACATTATTTATCAATTATTGAATCAAATTTTTACTGAAAAAATTAAAAAATTGGAGAATTAA
- a CDS encoding zinc ribbon domain-containing protein YjdM, whose translation MPLPNCLQCQSEYVYEDGLMLICPMCSFEWPADQTTLLEEADTLKVLDSNGTQLQDGDSVTVIKDLKVKGAPKDIKQGTRVKNIRLVEGDHNIDCKIDGFGAMKLKSEFVKKL comes from the coding sequence ATGCCACTACCAAATTGTTTACAATGCCAATCCGAGTATGTTTATGAAGATGGTCTTATGCTCATTTGTCCCATGTGTAGTTTTGAATGGCCAGCAGATCAAACAACTCTCTTAGAAGAAGCGGACACTTTAAAAGTCCTTGATAGTAATGGAACACAGCTACAGGATGGGGATAGTGTTACAGTCATTAAGGACCTTAAAGTAAAAGGTGCACCTAAGGATATTAAACAAGGTACACGTGTCAAAAATATCCGTTTAGTTGAAGGTGATCATAATATTGATTGTAAAATAGATGGTTTCGGTGCTATGAAGTTGAAGTCAGAATTTGTAAAAAAATTGTAG
- a CDS encoding CAMP factor family pore-forming toxin (The term CAMP (Christie, Atkins, Munch-Petersen) factor is used for toxins encoded in group A and B Streptococcus, but expressed well enough to give a positive CAMP test only in GBS. Related toxins are found in Propionibacterium acnes and other bacterial species.), giving the protein MDIKKILYLSGSVASIALFSPVLTTVSADQVNGAQNTTAVTSINTQEKAQLTNRLTQESNQLSALKEEVKGTPNEKTVTTAINTVNGLETSLRANPETIYDLSSIGARVEALSDVVQAIVFSTNHLTNKVEQAHIDMGFAITKLLIRIADPFASVDSIKAQVEAVKQLEVAVLKYPDLKPTDRATLYTKAKLDKAIWSTRITRDQKVLNVKSFEVYNTLNKAITHAVGVQLNPSVTVAQVDQEIVTLQKALDTALQ; this is encoded by the coding sequence ATGGATATTAAAAAAATACTTTATCTATCAGGTTCAGTTGCAAGTATAGCTTTATTTTCACCAGTTCTTACTACCGTAAGTGCAGATCAAGTTAATGGGGCACAAAATACAACTGCAGTAACTAGCATAAATACTCAAGAAAAAGCGCAACTAACTAATCGCTTAACTCAAGAAAGTAATCAATTGAGTGCTTTGAAAGAAGAAGTTAAAGGAACACCTAATGAGAAAACCGTCACTACAGCTATTAATACTGTGAACGGTCTTGAAACATCTTTAAGAGCTAATCCTGAAACTATTTATGATTTAAGTTCAATCGGTGCCAGAGTTGAAGCACTTTCTGATGTTGTTCAAGCTATTGTCTTTTCAACAAATCATTTGACAAATAAAGTGGAACAAGCACATATTGATATGGGATTTGCCATTACCAAATTGCTTATTCGAATTGCTGATCCATTTGCTTCTGTAGATTCTATAAAAGCGCAAGTCGAAGCAGTGAAACAGTTAGAGGTAGCTGTTCTTAAATACCCAGATTTAAAACCAACTGACAGAGCAACTCTTTATACCAAAGCAAAACTAGACAAAGCTATCTGGAGCACACGAATTACCCGCGATCAGAAAGTTTTGAATGTTAAGAGCTTTGAAGTTTATAATACCTTGAATAAAGCTATCACTCATGCGGTTGGAGTGCAGCTAAATCCAAGCGTAACGGTTGCACAGGTTGACCAAGAAATTGTAACGTTACAAAAAGCTTTAGATACTGCTTTGCAATAA